The proteins below are encoded in one region of Amycolatopsis magusensis:
- a CDS encoding S8 family peptidase, whose translation MTLRRVRAVTMSSAVSAVALLALAAPAHAGPGEQPNPPSWGLDRIDQRAGLDQLYRYETRAETVTAYVIDTGVSSVPDLAGQLLAGKDFVDGDDNAADGNGHGTHLASIIGGEQYGVAKDVKIVPVRVLDANGSGSVSTVVAGIDWVARNAVQPAVAVLGVGGSPNTAIDNAVRGLAAVVPVAVPAGGSATDAGKFSPARVAEALTVASSDRQDRAASSSNYGASVDLYAPGVSIPSPAPDGSVRVLSGTSTAAAHVTGAAALYRALHPAATAPQTAQAVVDAATKDKLTGVPAGTPNRLLFSLVSAQLR comes from the coding sequence ATGACACTTCGCCGGGTACGAGCCGTCACCATGTCGAGCGCTGTCAGCGCTGTCGCTTTGCTCGCCCTCGCCGCGCCCGCGCACGCGGGCCCCGGTGAGCAGCCGAACCCGCCGAGCTGGGGCCTGGACCGGATCGACCAGCGGGCCGGGCTCGACCAGCTCTACCGCTACGAGACGCGTGCCGAGACGGTGACCGCGTACGTGATCGACACCGGCGTGAGTTCCGTGCCCGATCTCGCCGGGCAACTGCTGGCGGGCAAGGACTTCGTCGACGGCGACGACAACGCGGCCGACGGCAACGGGCACGGCACGCACCTCGCCTCGATCATCGGCGGCGAGCAGTACGGCGTGGCCAAGGACGTGAAGATCGTGCCGGTGCGCGTGCTGGACGCCAACGGCAGCGGCTCGGTGTCGACCGTGGTGGCCGGGATCGACTGGGTGGCCAGGAACGCGGTGCAACCCGCCGTGGCGGTCCTCGGGGTCGGCGGTTCGCCGAACACCGCGATCGACAACGCCGTGCGCGGGCTGGCCGCCGTGGTGCCGGTCGCCGTGCCCGCCGGTGGTTCGGCGACCGACGCGGGCAAGTTCTCCCCGGCGAGGGTGGCCGAGGCGCTGACCGTGGCCTCGTCCGATCGGCAGGACCGGGCGGCGAGTTCGTCGAACTACGGGGCCTCGGTGGACCTGTACGCACCCGGCGTGTCGATTCCGTCACCCGCGCCCGACGGCAGCGTCCGGGTGCTTTCCGGCACCTCCACCGCGGCCGCGCACGTGACCGGCGCGGCGGCGCTCTACCGGGCGCTGCACCCCGCCGCGACCGCTCCGCAGACCGCCCAGGCCGTGGTCGACGCGGCCACGAAGGACAAGCTGACGGGGGTTCCCGCGGGGACGCCGAACAGGCTGCTCTTTTCGCTGGTCAGTGCGCAGCTCCGTTGA
- a CDS encoding SagB/ThcOx family dehydrogenase yields MADALSSAKAVHAMLNGQSEDTRDRPVQPNGHRIPLPDLEPPRVDLVGTLVQRRSAVKFADRPLDMAALSALLRFALGVQRFVQAQGVEKHPLGMAPSAGGLLCLRAYLLVRHADGVPPGIYRYESVSHQLIEVSADDPTAQLTEVFLQPEFASTAPVTIALTARLDVAFAQYPLRHYRTLHVDAGVAVQNLYTVGTALGLACCAVAAFDDRALGSVLCLPDSEIATMLFSVGQKP; encoded by the coding sequence ATGGCGGACGCGCTCTCTTCGGCGAAGGCCGTGCACGCGATGCTGAACGGGCAGTCCGAGGACACCCGGGACCGCCCCGTGCAGCCCAACGGGCACCGGATCCCGCTGCCGGACCTCGAGCCACCCCGGGTGGACCTGGTCGGCACGCTGGTGCAACGCCGGTCCGCGGTGAAGTTCGCCGACCGGCCCCTCGACATGGCCGCGTTGAGCGCGCTGCTGCGCTTCGCCCTCGGCGTGCAGCGGTTCGTGCAGGCCCAGGGCGTGGAGAAGCACCCGCTGGGCATGGCCCCGAGCGCGGGCGGCCTGCTGTGCCTGCGGGCGTACCTGCTGGTCCGCCACGCCGACGGGGTCCCGCCCGGCATCTACCGGTACGAGTCGGTCTCGCACCAGCTGATCGAGGTCAGCGCGGACGACCCGACAGCCCAGCTCACCGAGGTGTTCCTGCAGCCGGAGTTCGCCTCGACCGCGCCGGTGACCATCGCGCTGACCGCCCGGCTGGACGTGGCCTTCGCCCAGTACCCGCTGCGGCACTACCGCACGCTGCACGTGGACGCCGGGGTCGCGGTGCAGAACCTCTACACCGTCGGCACCGCGCTGGGCCTGGCCTGCTGCGCGGTCGCCGCGTTCGACGACCGCGCGCTGGGCTCGGTGCTGTGCCTGCCCGATTCGGAGATCGCCACCATGCTCTTCAGCGTGGGGCAAAAGCCGTGA
- a CDS encoding TetR/AcrR family transcriptional regulator, whose amino-acid sequence MSTESAPKWRRLEPDARKEQIFDCAAELFGQRPYAEVSTSDIAAEAGVARGLINHYFGTKRELYLAVIRRALTVPHFAVEILPEGTLEQRVDAAVGWFLDMVSRQENLWLAAIAPEGIGRDLTVEQILEEADRESADRVLEAVGIAADDPCHSELNALVRAYGGMVKAAGREWLVRGALTREQVHALLSKSLLTLVSDVFEEIRKA is encoded by the coding sequence ATGAGCACGGAGTCCGCACCCAAATGGCGAAGACTGGAACCGGACGCGAGGAAGGAACAGATCTTCGACTGCGCGGCCGAGCTGTTCGGCCAGCGGCCCTACGCCGAGGTGTCCACTTCGGACATCGCGGCGGAGGCGGGCGTGGCCAGGGGCTTGATCAACCACTACTTCGGCACGAAGCGGGAGCTGTACCTCGCGGTGATCCGGCGGGCGCTGACCGTGCCGCACTTCGCCGTGGAGATCCTGCCAGAAGGCACGCTGGAGCAGCGCGTCGACGCGGCGGTCGGCTGGTTCCTCGACATGGTCAGCCGCCAGGAGAACCTGTGGCTGGCCGCGATCGCGCCCGAAGGCATCGGGCGGGACCTGACCGTCGAGCAGATCCTCGAAGAGGCCGACCGGGAATCGGCGGACCGCGTCCTGGAAGCCGTCGGCATCGCCGCCGACGACCCGTGCCACAGCGAACTGAACGCACTGGTCCGGGCGTACGGCGGCATGGTCAAGGCCGCCGGACGGGAATGGCTCGTGCGAGGCGCACTGACCCGTGAGCAGGTGCACGCGCTGCTCAGCAAAAGCCTGCTCACCCTGGTCAGCGACGTCTTCGAGGAGATCCGGAAGGCGTAG
- a CDS encoding pyruvate carboxylase: MFRKVLVANRGEIAIRAFRAGYELGAGTVAVFPHEDRNSLHRLKADEAHEIGEPGHPVRAYLSVEEIVRAAKKAGADAVYPGYGFLSENPDLARACEEAGITFVGPSADILELTGNKARAVAAAREAGVPVLGSSEPSSDIDELVAAAEGLGFPVFVKAVAGGGGRGMRRVEDASTLRESIEAAAREAESAFGDPTVFLEKAVVQPRHIEVQILADGEGNVVHLFERDCSVQRRHQKVVELAPAPNLPAGLRERICADAVNFAKKIGYRNAGTVEFLLDREGKHVFIEMNPRIQVEHTVTEEVTDVDLVQSQLRIAAGQTLADLGLSQDKIYLRGAALQCRITTEDPANGFRPDTGMISAYRSPGGSGIRLDGGTAFAGTEISAHFDSLLVKLTCRGRDFPTAVGRARRAVAEFRIRGVATNIPFLQAVLDDEDFREGRVTTSFIDERPHLLTARHSADRGTRLLTYLADITVNKPNGERPRSINPVQKLPAVPEHEPAPGSKQKLVELGPAGFARWLRESPNIGVTDTTFRDAHQSLLATRVRTKDLLAVAPVVARTLPELLSLECWGGATYDVALRFLAEDPWERLAALREAVPNICLQMLLRGRNTVGYTPYPTEVTNAFVQEAAATGIDIFRIFDALNDVEQMRPAIDAVRETSSVAEVALCYTSDLSDPSEKLYTLDYYLKLAEQIVGAGAHILAIKDMAGLLRAPAAVKLVTALRKEFDLPVHIHTHDTPGGQLATYLAAVNAGADAVDGAVASMAGTTSQPSLSALVAATDYSARPTGLDLGAIGDLEPYWEAVRKVYAPFEAGLASPTGRVYHHEIPGGQLSNLRTQAVALGLGDRFEDIEVMYAAADKILGHLVKVTPSSKVVGDLALHLVGAGVSPADFEADPSKFDIPDSVIGFLRGELGDPPGGWPEPFRTKALEGRAAAKPVAELSEEDREALAEEPRRTLNRLLFPGPTKEFENHRAAYGDTSVLPSKDFFYGLRPGEEYQVDLEPGVRLLIELEAIGEADERGLRTVMSSLNGQIRPIQVRDTSIASDIPATEKAEKGNAKHVAAPFAGVVTLSVSEGDEVTAGATVATIEAMKMEAAITAPSGGKVGRLAINSVQQVEGGDLLVVLE, from the coding sequence ATGTTCCGCAAGGTGCTCGTCGCCAACCGCGGTGAGATCGCGATCCGGGCGTTCCGGGCGGGCTACGAACTCGGCGCGGGTACCGTCGCCGTCTTCCCGCACGAGGACCGCAACTCGCTGCACCGGCTCAAGGCCGACGAGGCGCATGAGATCGGCGAACCGGGGCATCCCGTCCGCGCCTATCTCTCCGTCGAGGAGATCGTGCGGGCCGCGAAGAAGGCGGGCGCCGACGCGGTCTACCCGGGTTACGGCTTCCTGTCGGAGAACCCGGACCTGGCGCGGGCCTGCGAGGAAGCGGGCATCACCTTCGTCGGGCCGAGCGCGGACATCCTCGAGCTGACCGGCAACAAGGCGCGCGCGGTGGCCGCGGCACGCGAGGCCGGGGTGCCGGTGCTCGGTTCCTCCGAGCCGTCCTCCGACATCGACGAGCTGGTCGCGGCGGCCGAGGGCCTGGGCTTCCCGGTGTTCGTCAAGGCCGTCGCCGGTGGTGGCGGCCGCGGCATGCGACGGGTCGAAGACGCGTCCACACTGCGGGAATCGATCGAAGCGGCGGCCAGGGAGGCCGAGTCGGCCTTCGGCGACCCGACGGTGTTCCTGGAGAAGGCGGTCGTCCAGCCGCGGCACATCGAGGTGCAGATCCTCGCCGACGGCGAGGGCAACGTGGTGCACCTGTTCGAGCGCGACTGCTCGGTGCAGCGGCGGCACCAGAAGGTGGTCGAGCTGGCCCCGGCGCCGAACCTGCCCGCCGGACTGCGGGAACGGATCTGCGCCGACGCGGTCAACTTCGCCAAGAAGATCGGCTACCGCAACGCCGGCACGGTCGAGTTCCTGCTCGACCGCGAGGGCAAGCACGTGTTCATCGAGATGAACCCGCGCATCCAGGTCGAGCACACGGTGACCGAGGAGGTCACCGACGTCGACCTGGTGCAGTCGCAGCTGCGCATCGCGGCCGGGCAGACACTGGCCGACCTCGGCCTGTCGCAGGACAAGATCTACCTGCGCGGGGCCGCGCTCCAGTGCCGGATCACCACCGAGGACCCGGCCAACGGGTTCCGCCCGGACACCGGCATGATCAGCGCCTACCGCTCGCCCGGCGGCTCGGGCATCCGGCTCGACGGCGGCACCGCCTTCGCCGGTACCGAGATCAGCGCGCACTTCGACTCGCTGCTGGTGAAGCTGACCTGCCGCGGCCGCGACTTCCCGACCGCGGTGGGCCGTGCTCGCCGCGCGGTGGCCGAGTTCCGCATCCGCGGCGTCGCCACGAACATCCCGTTCCTGCAGGCCGTGCTGGACGACGAGGACTTCCGCGAAGGCCGCGTCACCACCTCGTTCATCGACGAGCGCCCGCACCTGCTGACCGCGCGGCACTCCGCCGACCGCGGGACGCGCCTGCTCACCTACCTGGCCGACATCACCGTCAACAAGCCGAACGGCGAGCGGCCGCGCTCGATCAACCCGGTGCAGAAGCTGCCCGCGGTCCCCGAGCACGAGCCGGCGCCGGGGTCGAAGCAGAAGCTGGTCGAGCTGGGCCCGGCCGGGTTCGCCCGCTGGCTGCGGGAGTCGCCGAACATCGGCGTCACCGACACCACCTTCCGCGACGCGCACCAGTCGCTGCTGGCCACCCGCGTCCGGACGAAGGACCTGCTCGCGGTGGCCCCGGTGGTAGCGCGCACGCTGCCCGAACTGCTTTCGCTGGAGTGCTGGGGCGGCGCCACCTACGACGTCGCGCTGCGGTTCCTCGCCGAGGACCCGTGGGAGCGGCTGGCCGCGCTGCGCGAAGCCGTGCCGAACATCTGCCTGCAGATGCTGCTGCGCGGGCGCAACACCGTGGGCTACACGCCCTACCCGACCGAGGTGACCAACGCCTTCGTGCAGGAGGCCGCGGCGACCGGCATCGACATCTTCCGCATCTTCGACGCGCTCAACGACGTCGAGCAGATGCGCCCGGCGATCGACGCCGTGCGGGAAACCTCCTCGGTGGCCGAGGTCGCGCTCTGCTACACCTCGGACCTCTCCGACCCGTCGGAGAAGCTGTACACCCTGGACTACTACCTCAAGCTGGCGGAGCAGATCGTCGGCGCGGGGGCGCACATCCTGGCCATCAAGGACATGGCCGGGCTGCTGCGGGCGCCCGCCGCGGTGAAGCTGGTCACCGCGTTGCGCAAGGAATTCGACCTGCCGGTGCACATCCACACGCACGACACCCCCGGCGGGCAGCTGGCCACCTACCTGGCGGCCGTCAACGCCGGTGCGGACGCGGTCGACGGCGCGGTCGCGTCGATGGCGGGCACCACCTCGCAGCCGTCGCTGTCCGCGCTGGTCGCGGCGACCGACTACTCCGCGCGCCCGACCGGGCTGGACCTCGGCGCCATCGGCGACCTGGAGCCGTACTGGGAAGCCGTGCGCAAGGTCTACGCGCCGTTCGAGGCAGGCCTGGCCTCGCCGACCGGACGCGTGTACCACCACGAGATCCCCGGCGGGCAGCTGTCCAACCTGCGCACCCAGGCCGTGGCGCTGGGGCTGGGCGACCGGTTCGAGGACATCGAGGTGATGTACGCCGCGGCGGACAAGATCCTCGGGCACCTGGTCAAGGTCACCCCGTCGTCCAAGGTGGTCGGGGACCTGGCGCTGCACCTGGTCGGCGCCGGGGTCTCGCCGGCCGACTTCGAGGCGGACCCGAGCAAGTTCGACATCCCGGACTCGGTGATCGGCTTCCTGCGCGGTGAGCTGGGCGACCCGCCGGGCGGCTGGCCGGAACCCTTCCGCACCAAGGCACTCGAAGGCCGTGCCGCGGCCAAGCCGGTCGCCGAACTGTCCGAAGAGGACCGAGAGGCACTGGCGGAGGAACCGCGCCGCACGCTCAACCGGCTGCTGTTCCCCGGGCCCACCAAGGAGTTCGAGAACCACCGCGCGGCCTACGGCGACACCAGCGTGCTGCCCAGCAAGGACTTCTTCTACGGGCTGCGCCCGGGCGAGGAGTACCAGGTCGACCTGGAACCGGGCGTGCGGCTGCTGATCGAGCTGGAGGCCATCGGCGAGGCCGACGAGCGCGGCCTGCGCACGGTGATGTCCAGCCTGAACGGGCAGATCCGGCCGATCCAGGTCCGCGACACCTCGATCGCCTCGGACATCCCGGCCACCGAGAAGGCGGAGAAGGGCAATGCGAAGCACGTCGCCGCGCCGTTCGCCGGGGTGGTCACGCTGTCGGTGAGCGAGGGCGACGAGGTCACCGCCGGTGCGACCGTGGCCACCATCGAGGCGATGAAGATGGAGGCCGCGATCACCGCGCCCAGCGGCGGCAAGGTCGGCAGGCTGGCGATCAACTCGGTGCAGCAGGTGGAGGGCGGCGACCTGCTCGTCGTGCTGGAATGA
- a CDS encoding arginase family protein gives MRIHVVPQTQGALTPRAAQLADGARGLGALAAEVLGVLATEVPVDSSSDPSVVDGVANRDALVRNRAGQLAALEAPAAKVITIGGDCAVELAPIGVARYRHGAGLGVAYFDAHPDLNTADSSPSGAYHGMVLRSLFGEGDPEFAADPALVPGRAVLVGARSIDPAEQDAIDRGLAVVASPDDLPARLRDSGAESVYLHLDLDVLGPGEFDGLNYPEPDGLSVPALVAAIRSLAEFEVIGAGVTECVTADRDELRKLVPVLEAIRDVLL, from the coding sequence GTGCGTATTCATGTTGTGCCGCAGACCCAGGGCGCGCTGACCCCGCGTGCCGCCCAGCTCGCCGACGGGGCCCGCGGGCTCGGGGCACTGGCCGCCGAGGTGCTCGGCGTGCTGGCCACCGAGGTCCCCGTGGACTCCTCCAGCGATCCGTCCGTAGTGGACGGTGTCGCCAACCGCGACGCGCTGGTGCGCAACCGGGCCGGGCAGCTGGCCGCGCTGGAAGCACCCGCGGCGAAGGTGATCACCATCGGCGGCGACTGCGCGGTGGAGCTGGCACCGATCGGCGTGGCCCGGTACCGCCACGGCGCGGGCCTCGGCGTCGCCTACTTCGACGCCCACCCCGACCTCAACACCGCGGACAGCTCACCGTCCGGCGCGTACCACGGCATGGTCCTGCGTTCGCTGTTCGGCGAGGGCGACCCGGAGTTCGCCGCGGACCCGGCCCTGGTGCCGGGTCGCGCGGTGCTGGTCGGCGCCCGTTCGATCGACCCGGCCGAGCAGGACGCCATCGACCGCGGCCTCGCCGTGGTCGCTTCGCCCGATGACCTGCCCGCGCGACTGCGCGACAGCGGCGCGGAGTCCGTCTACCTGCACCTCGACCTCGACGTGCTCGGCCCCGGTGAGTTCGACGGGCTCAACTACCCCGAGCCGGACGGGCTGAGCGTGCCCGCGCTGGTCGCCGCGATCCGTTCGCTGGCGGAGTTCGAGGTGATCGGCGCGGGCGTCACCGAATGCGTCACCGCCGACCGGGACGAACTGCGCAAGCTCGTCCCGGTACTGGAGGCGATCCGGGATGTCCTGCTTTAG
- a CDS encoding SDR family NAD(P)-dependent oxidoreductase, whose protein sequence is MRLKETVAVVTGGGTGIGRATALALAEAGAAGVVVNYSRSAEDAEQTVADLAALGCDAVAEQADVADDAQVRALAGRVLERFGRVDVLVNNAGTTFRVPHADLDSLTDDVWHQVLDVNLLGPFHCVRAFAPALTEARGAVVNVASIAGYRAGGSSVAYGVSKAALLQLTRNLAVGLAPHVRVNAIAPGTVATRWQTGLHGAEAFEERARAERETVPLREISGPEHVAQAVLGVLMMDLVTGEAVIVDGGKHVLY, encoded by the coding sequence GTGCGGCTCAAGGAAACGGTCGCCGTGGTGACCGGCGGTGGCACCGGGATCGGCCGCGCGACCGCGCTGGCACTGGCCGAAGCCGGGGCGGCGGGCGTGGTCGTCAACTACTCGCGGTCGGCCGAAGACGCGGAACAGACCGTGGCCGACCTCGCCGCGCTGGGCTGCGACGCGGTGGCCGAGCAGGCCGACGTGGCCGACGACGCGCAGGTGCGGGCGCTCGCCGGGCGCGTGCTCGAGCGCTTCGGCCGCGTCGACGTACTGGTCAACAACGCCGGTACCACCTTCCGCGTGCCGCACGCCGATCTCGACTCGCTCACCGACGACGTCTGGCACCAGGTGCTCGACGTGAACCTGCTCGGCCCGTTCCACTGCGTACGCGCGTTCGCCCCGGCGCTGACCGAAGCACGGGGCGCGGTGGTCAACGTGGCGTCGATCGCCGGATACCGCGCGGGCGGTTCCTCGGTGGCCTACGGCGTGAGCAAGGCGGCCTTGCTGCAGCTGACCCGGAACCTCGCGGTGGGCCTGGCACCGCACGTCCGGGTGAACGCGATCGCGCCCGGCACCGTCGCCACCCGCTGGCAGACCGGGTTGCACGGCGCCGAAGCCTTCGAGGAACGCGCCAGGGCCGAGCGGGAAACGGTGCCGTTGCGTGAGATCTCCGGTCCGGAGCACGTCGCGCAGGCGGTGCTCGGGGTGCTGATGATGGACCTGGTGACCGGTGAGGCGGTCATCGTCGACGGCGGCAAGCACGTGCTCTACTGA
- a CDS encoding adenylate/guanylate cyclase domain-containing protein, with translation MTTTARPLGSWLLGSADQRDTVLRVRLNLLLITSIVLANVIGALVVIALVVLVIPGPSVFAPDLVFWQAVVLPVYVGLSLLVGVVWGRRRAVRTLSWVFEGRAPSQRERRTALRVPIRLARVQAVFWVGATLLFTTVTALELPGAAFKVGFTVAFGGIVVCANSYLLSEFALRPVAARVLSTGPPMRRRVIAGITVRMLLAWLLGTGLPVLGLMLVAVFALIRDDVTTEQLSLAVLVLGAVIGVFGFLLVTLTARATAAPVRTVRAALARVEKGELDTEVAVFDGTELGQLQSGFNRMVDGLRERERIRDLFGRHVGEEVAEKALERQAGLGGEVREVAVLFVDVIGSTTLAATRPPGEVVELLNRFFAVVVSSVHAHDGFVNKFEGDAALAVFGAPADQPDAPGQALAAAREMGRRLVDEVPECQAGIGVAAGPAVAGNIGHESRFEYTVIGDPVNEAARLTELAKAVPGRVVASMAAVEAAAKGEGRCWQQIDETVLRGRTEATRVAAPR, from the coding sequence GTGACGACCACGGCGCGCCCGCTGGGCTCCTGGCTGCTCGGTTCGGCGGACCAGCGCGACACGGTCCTGCGGGTGCGGCTGAACCTGCTGCTGATCACCTCGATCGTGCTGGCGAACGTGATCGGCGCGCTGGTGGTGATCGCGCTGGTGGTCCTGGTCATCCCCGGCCCCAGCGTGTTCGCCCCCGACCTGGTGTTCTGGCAGGCGGTCGTGCTGCCGGTCTACGTCGGGCTGTCCCTGCTCGTCGGGGTGGTCTGGGGCCGGAGGCGCGCCGTGCGCACGCTGAGCTGGGTGTTCGAGGGCCGGGCCCCCAGCCAGCGTGAGCGGCGCACGGCGCTGCGGGTGCCGATCCGGCTGGCCCGCGTGCAGGCGGTGTTCTGGGTCGGCGCGACGCTGCTGTTCACCACGGTGACCGCGCTGGAACTGCCCGGCGCGGCGTTCAAGGTCGGCTTCACCGTGGCGTTCGGCGGCATCGTGGTGTGCGCGAACTCCTACCTGCTCAGCGAGTTCGCCCTGCGGCCGGTGGCCGCGCGGGTGCTCTCCACCGGGCCGCCGATGCGCCGCCGCGTGATCGCCGGGATCACCGTGCGGATGCTGCTGGCCTGGCTGCTCGGCACCGGGCTGCCGGTGCTCGGGCTGATGCTGGTGGCGGTGTTCGCGCTGATCCGCGACGACGTCACGACCGAGCAGCTGTCGTTGGCGGTCCTGGTGCTCGGCGCGGTGATCGGCGTGTTCGGCTTCCTGCTGGTCACCCTGACCGCCAGGGCGACCGCGGCCCCGGTGCGCACGGTGCGCGCCGCGCTGGCGCGGGTGGAGAAGGGCGAGCTGGACACCGAGGTCGCTGTGTTCGACGGCACCGAGCTGGGGCAGCTGCAGTCCGGGTTCAACCGCATGGTCGACGGCCTGCGTGAACGCGAGCGCATCCGCGATCTGTTCGGCAGGCACGTCGGCGAGGAGGTCGCCGAGAAGGCGCTGGAGCGCCAGGCCGGGCTGGGCGGCGAGGTGCGCGAGGTGGCGGTGCTCTTCGTCGACGTGATCGGCTCGACCACGCTCGCGGCCACGCGGCCGCCTGGCGAGGTCGTCGAGCTGCTCAACCGGTTCTTCGCGGTGGTCGTGTCGTCGGTCCACGCGCACGACGGGTTCGTGAACAAGTTCGAAGGCGACGCGGCGCTGGCCGTGTTCGGCGCGCCGGCGGACCAGCCGGACGCGCCGGGGCAGGCGCTCGCGGCCGCCAGGGAAATGGGCAGGCGGCTGGTCGACGAGGTGCCCGAGTGCCAGGCGGGCATCGGGGTAGCGGCGGGACCGGCGGTCGCCGGGAACATCGGCCACGAGAGCCGGTTCGAGTACACCGTCATCGGCGACCCGGTGAACGAAGCGGCCCGGCTGACCGAGCTGGCGAAGGCGGTGCCGGGGCGGGTGGTCGCCTCGATGGCCGCGGTGGAGGCCGCCGCGAAGGGCGAAGGCCGGTGCTGGCAGCAGATCGACGAAACGGTGCTGCGCGGGCGGACCGAGGCCACCAGGGTCGCCGCCCCCCGCTGA
- a CDS encoding PucR family transcriptional regulator, translated as MTVERGLNPVETRPVLPRRLAEILRPELPTLGGQIVEEIRTVIPEYGRPLDGPYGRSIRAGVDCAMSLFVDQIADPGSIKEELLDVHRKLGQLEMREGRSLDTLQAAYRVGARVAWRRIMLVGRRAGLSSAVMSELADAMLAFMDELASIALDGYLEAKACSAGALETWRRRLLQLILERPQPPREAIAELAQLIGWTMPAKLFAVAVRTPGGVSRRMPALDEDILAELDAPEPLLLVPGEPADTRLAAIQNALPGYRLSAGPAVPLEAAGDSLRWARRALALTGEGLLPARRLIRAEEHLATVLLHSDEGLIAQLRERHFAPLRGMTDKQRGRLTETLRAWLDAQGNVLEIAERLKVHPQTVRYRMRQLQATFGESLEDPDARFEMELILRSEPRPGIARDGREAGDGPNGAWARYRLAEVMPVPRTAHSGPVTPPGPPRSRRSPA; from the coding sequence ATGACGGTCGAGCGCGGGCTGAATCCGGTGGAAACCCGCCCGGTACTTCCCCGGCGGCTGGCCGAGATCCTGCGCCCGGAACTACCCACGCTCGGCGGGCAGATCGTGGAGGAGATCCGCACGGTCATCCCCGAGTACGGCCGTCCGCTCGACGGCCCGTACGGGCGCTCCATCCGCGCCGGGGTGGACTGCGCGATGTCGTTGTTCGTCGACCAGATCGCCGATCCCGGCTCGATCAAGGAAGAACTGCTCGACGTGCACCGCAAGCTCGGTCAGCTGGAGATGCGCGAGGGCCGCAGCCTGGACACGCTGCAGGCCGCCTACCGCGTCGGCGCCCGGGTCGCCTGGCGGCGGATCATGCTGGTCGGCAGGCGGGCCGGCCTGTCCTCGGCGGTGATGTCGGAACTGGCCGACGCGATGCTCGCGTTCATGGACGAGCTGGCCTCGATCGCGCTGGACGGCTACCTGGAGGCCAAGGCCTGCTCGGCGGGCGCGCTGGAGACCTGGCGCCGGCGGTTGCTGCAGCTGATCCTGGAGCGCCCGCAGCCGCCGCGCGAAGCCATCGCCGAACTGGCCCAGCTCATCGGCTGGACGATGCCCGCGAAGCTGTTCGCCGTGGCCGTCCGCACGCCCGGCGGGGTGTCGCGCCGGATGCCCGCGCTGGACGAGGACATCCTCGCCGAGCTGGACGCACCCGAACCGCTGCTGCTGGTGCCGGGCGAGCCCGCGGACACCCGGCTGGCGGCGATCCAGAACGCGCTGCCCGGCTACCGCCTGTCGGCCGGACCCGCGGTCCCGCTGGAGGCGGCGGGGGATTCACTGCGCTGGGCCCGGCGTGCGCTGGCACTGACCGGTGAAGGCCTCCTCCCGGCGCGGCGGCTGATCCGGGCCGAAGAGCACCTGGCCACCGTGTTGCTGCATTCCGACGAGGGTTTGATCGCGCAGCTCCGGGAGCGGCACTTCGCCCCACTGCGGGGCATGACCGACAAACAGCGCGGCAGGCTCACCGAGACGCTGCGGGCTTGGCTGGATGCCCAAGGGAACGTGCTCGAGATAGCCGAGCGCCTCAAGGTGCACCCGCAGACCGTGCGGTACCGGATGCGGCAGCTGCAGGCCACCTTCGGCGAAAGTTTGGAGGACCCGGACGCGCGGTTCGAGATGGAGCTGATCCTGCGCAGCGAACCCAGACCGGGCATCGCCCGAGACGGCCGCGAAGCCGGCGACGGCCCCAACGGCGCCTGGGCCCGGTACCGCCTGGCCGAGGTGATGCCCGTACCGCGCACCGCCCACAGCGGCCCGGTCACCCCACCCGGACCGCCACGCTCACGACGCTCACCCGCCTGA